From uncultured Desulfobacter sp., the proteins below share one genomic window:
- a CDS encoding response regulator transcription factor yields the protein MGSKRKKIVIAEDNTLLREGLCLMIDSDPDLEVVAQAEDGFSAIQTTLSLKEPPDLVMMDLSMPKMDGVSAIKEIKRQMPDSKIMALTIHDSDEFILECFDAGASGYCLKDSSQDELLKAIHVVLSGKTYISPGIAGTVMEGFLDGRRKLKSKTAWGSLTQREREVLKLVAEGYTSKEMANFLCISPKTVERHRSNIMNKLDLHNVSELTSYAIEKNLVGN from the coding sequence ATGGGCTCTAAAAGAAAAAAAATTGTGATAGCTGAAGATAATACCCTGTTGCGTGAAGGGCTGTGCCTGATGATCGATTCGGATCCGGATCTTGAAGTGGTGGCCCAGGCAGAAGACGGGTTTTCCGCCATTCAAACCACCCTTTCTCTCAAAGAGCCCCCGGACTTGGTTATGATGGATCTGTCCATGCCTAAAATGGACGGGGTTTCCGCCATCAAAGAGATCAAACGCCAGATGCCGGATTCCAAAATCATGGCTTTGACAATTCACGATTCCGATGAATTTATTTTGGAGTGTTTTGATGCCGGGGCATCAGGCTACTGCCTGAAGGATTCATCCCAGGATGAGTTATTAAAAGCCATCCATGTGGTTCTCTCAGGAAAAACCTATATCAGCCCAGGAATTGCCGGCACTGTCATGGAAGGTTTTCTGGACGGCCGCAGGAAACTTAAAAGCAAAACAGCATGGGGCAGCCTGACCCAGCGGGAGCGTGAAGTCCTCAAACTGGTGGCTGAAGGATATACCAGCAAAGAGATGGCTAATTTTCTATGCATCAGCCCCAAAACAGTGGAGCGCCACCGTTCCAACATTATGAACAAGCTGGATTTGCACAATGTCTCCGAGTTGACTTCCTATGCCATTGAAAAGAATCTGGTCGGAAATTAG
- a CDS encoding MASE3 domain-containing protein: MTDGKMKSSNKKGVVGAASFVVMLIGLYICSLYNFLLFHMLAEMFAVVTACSIFVVTWNARKFFKEKQFFPFIGIAYLFVGILDLVHAMTYKGVNIIPSIDANIPTQLWVSARYLESITLLSSFFIFKNKKKAETYLLGFTVVTTLILLSIFYWKIFPDCYLENAGGLTPFKKNSEYAICLILASALGALYFNRARFDKTLFNWLQASILITIVSELLFTTYIGVFSAAIILGHYFKIISFYCLYKALIETGLSQPYSLLYKDLADTRENYQNLFFNMIDGFARHRMILDENGNPVDYEFLETNQAFERLTGLKNVAGKTVTQMLPDIKDDPINWIDVYGNVALKGEPARFENYSASLQKCFSINAYSVNHGEFVTIFEDITERKEAVDALSSQRELLNTTLSHLGDGVISTDKTGRVAFINPAAEKLTGWPRAEALGKKLEQIFNVCRKENNEPTCKADEMDSLYEDQSMVFPDEGTLLHRDGTRIPIEEAVNPVKDKNGDVAGLVLIFRDITMWKQFQKKLQEANELLEDKVAQRTQTLHQTVERLQKEIEQRIKADTRNQEADQELRSRAVQLRALAGKLTMAEQAERRRVAKVLHDGIQQYLAAAKLHLSGLERKIEDSRLRGMAIKIEETIGTCIQMARSLSADLSPPALYRGGLISGLRWLAGRMQERHGFRVTFKSEMENVSLPEDIMLLVFESVRELLFNSVKHSGISEAEVRLTKSEKNQLCLCVEDAGSGFEPSEIPVSENMKQGFGLFSIQERINLIGGTFEFESKPGQGSRFNILLPYKTEAGSMPADNAPADSLETTMDKNDSKHSKKDIRVLLADDHAIFRKGVFQSLRETEGIKVVGQAHDGLEIVELAQQLTPDVILMDINMPGIDGVEATHRIYKAHPNIKILALSMYEKKDYARDMISAGAVDFISKGCSSSEMVAAIRNAATVSL, encoded by the coding sequence ATGACTGACGGCAAAATGAAGAGCAGCAATAAAAAAGGTGTCGTCGGTGCAGCATCTTTTGTGGTGATGCTGATCGGCTTATACATCTGTTCTCTTTACAATTTTCTCTTGTTTCATATGCTGGCTGAAATGTTTGCGGTGGTCACCGCATGCAGTATTTTTGTGGTGACATGGAACGCCAGAAAGTTTTTCAAAGAAAAACAGTTTTTTCCCTTTATCGGGATCGCTTATCTTTTCGTGGGTATCCTGGACCTGGTTCATGCCATGACCTATAAAGGGGTCAATATCATTCCCTCTATTGATGCCAATATTCCCACTCAGCTTTGGGTCTCTGCCCGTTATCTTGAAAGCATTACGCTGCTTTCTTCATTTTTTATATTTAAAAACAAGAAAAAGGCAGAAACCTATTTATTGGGGTTCACAGTTGTTACTACGCTGATTTTACTTTCTATATTTTACTGGAAAATTTTTCCTGACTGCTATCTTGAGAATGCAGGCGGCCTGACTCCTTTTAAAAAAAACAGCGAGTACGCCATTTGCCTGATTCTGGCGTCAGCGCTGGGTGCCCTTTATTTCAACAGGGCCCGGTTTGACAAAACACTTTTCAACTGGTTGCAGGCATCCATCTTAATCACCATTGTTTCTGAACTGCTGTTTACAACGTATATCGGTGTTTTCAGTGCTGCCATCATACTCGGCCATTATTTTAAAATCATTTCGTTTTATTGTCTATACAAAGCGCTGATTGAGACCGGTCTTTCACAACCGTACAGTCTTTTGTACAAAGATCTTGCCGACACCAGGGAAAATTATCAGAATTTGTTTTTCAATATGATCGACGGGTTTGCAAGACACCGGATGATTCTAGATGAAAACGGCAACCCGGTTGATTATGAATTTCTGGAAACCAATCAGGCTTTTGAAAGGCTGACCGGCCTTAAAAATGTAGCGGGGAAAACAGTGACTCAGATGTTGCCGGATATCAAAGATGATCCAATTAACTGGATTGATGTTTATGGCAACGTTGCCCTTAAAGGCGAGCCGGCCCGGTTTGAAAACTATAGCGCGTCACTGCAGAAATGTTTTTCCATCAATGCTTATTCTGTTAATCACGGTGAATTTGTAACGATTTTTGAAGATATAACCGAAAGAAAAGAAGCTGTTGATGCTTTGTCTTCCCAAAGAGAGTTGCTGAACACCACGTTGTCGCACCTCGGGGATGGTGTGATCTCTACGGATAAAACCGGTCGAGTGGCCTTTATCAATCCGGCTGCGGAAAAATTGACAGGGTGGCCCCGGGCAGAGGCGTTGGGAAAGAAATTGGAACAGATTTTCAATGTGTGCCGCAAAGAAAACAATGAGCCCACCTGCAAAGCGGATGAGATGGACTCACTGTACGAAGATCAATCAATGGTTTTTCCCGATGAAGGTACGCTGCTGCATCGTGATGGGACCCGGATTCCCATTGAGGAGGCCGTAAATCCGGTGAAAGACAAAAACGGGGATGTCGCTGGGCTGGTTCTTATTTTTCGAGACATTACCATGTGGAAGCAATTCCAAAAAAAGCTCCAGGAGGCCAATGAATTATTGGAGGACAAAGTTGCCCAGCGGACTCAAACCCTGCACCAGACCGTAGAGCGTCTGCAAAAAGAAATTGAACAACGCATAAAGGCCGATACCCGAAACCAGGAAGCGGATCAGGAACTTCGGTCCCGGGCCGTCCAACTGCGGGCCCTGGCCGGAAAGCTGACCATGGCCGAACAGGCGGAACGCAGACGGGTCGCCAAAGTGCTGCATGACGGTATCCAGCAGTATCTGGCTGCAGCCAAACTTCACTTGAGCGGCCTTGAGCGTAAAATTGAAGATTCGCGATTAAGGGGTATGGCCATAAAAATCGAAGAAACCATTGGTACCTGTATTCAAATGGCCCGTTCATTAAGTGCGGACCTAAGTCCGCCGGCGCTGTACAGGGGGGGACTGATTTCAGGCCTCCGGTGGCTTGCCGGCAGGATGCAGGAACGCCATGGATTTCGCGTGACGTTTAAATCCGAGATGGAAAATGTATCGCTCCCCGAGGATATTATGCTGTTGGTGTTTGAGTCGGTCCGGGAATTGCTGTTTAATTCAGTCAAACATTCCGGAATATCCGAAGCCGAGGTAAGGCTGACAAAAAGCGAAAAGAATCAACTCTGCCTTTGTGTGGAGGATGCCGGAAGCGGCTTTGAACCATCTGAGATCCCTGTTTCTGAAAATATGAAACAAGGCTTCGGCCTGTTCAGTATACAGGAGCGGATTAATTTGATCGGGGGGACTTTTGAATTTGAAAGCAAGCCCGGCCAGGGCAGCCGGTTTAATATTCTGTTGCCCTATAAAACAGAAGCCGGGTCGATGCCTGCCGATAACGCGCCGGCAGATTCCCTTGAAACCACTATGGATAAGAATGATTCCAAACATTCAAAAAAAGATATCCGGGTGCTTCTGGCCGATGACCACGCCATCTTCCGCAAAGGTGTATTCCAGTCGCTTAGGGAGACTGAGGGGATCAAAGTAGTCGGTCAGGCCCATGACGGCCTGGAAATTGTTGAACTGGCCCAACAACTCACTCCCGATGTCATTTTAATGGATATCAACATGCCCGGCATCGACGGGGTTGAAGCAACCCATCGTATTTACAAGGCCCATCCGAACATAAAGATCCTGGCACTTTCCATGTATGAGAAAAAAGACTATGCCCGGGATATGATTTCAGCCGGCGCCGTCGATTTCATCAGCAAGGGATGCTCGTCATCTGAAATGGTGGCCGCAATTAGAAATGCCGCAACGGTTTCCCTGTAA
- a CDS encoding 2-oxoacid:acceptor oxidoreductase subunit alpha — protein MDITILIGGAAGQGIQTIGALLAAACRKAGYFAMAINDFESRVRGGHSFFQIRISDTPVYSPQDTVDLLIALDKNTWQVHQQSLGEKGVVLADEDFSTTGQVVPVAFEQLAKESGSILFVNTVAAAAGLRVLGAGLDTIQSTIKDHFSTLKQALLEKNLDAAQKGFEKVADVFFEKQPLADPSVPKGNLISCAKAIALGAVSADCRVGAFYPMSPATGIMLHLTELSKHLDLVVEQAEDEIAAANIVIGASFAGARAMTATSGGGFCLMTEALGLASMTETPMVIVNAMRPGPSTGLPTRTAQGDLRFAIHASHDDFPRFVFAPGTPEQAFEQTRKAFHLSEKYQVPAIILVDQYLMDALFLMEKPFSIDKHVEHFIVTDDDMPDPKNYERFAFTDSGVSPRALPCRGNALVKVSSDEHRPDGHITEDIAIRNAMIEKRHAKLPAMIDELDSPEAVCLDARTILIGWGSSSGAIKEATERMRDKGVDVGCLLFSQIWPFPVAAVEKVLNNEPDRQYICVEMNAGAQFAGILKEYMNIDFSGYVLKYDGRPFTAGFIVDALKEKELA, from the coding sequence ATGGATATCACCATACTAATCGGCGGAGCGGCCGGTCAAGGCATCCAGACCATCGGTGCCCTTTTGGCTGCTGCCTGTCGCAAAGCCGGATATTTTGCCATGGCCATCAACGATTTTGAATCCAGGGTTCGCGGCGGACACAGCTTCTTCCAGATCCGGATCAGTGACACCCCGGTTTATTCCCCTCAGGACACCGTGGACCTGTTGATAGCCCTGGACAAAAACACCTGGCAGGTCCATCAGCAATCCCTTGGAGAAAAAGGTGTTGTGCTGGCTGATGAGGATTTTTCAACCACCGGTCAGGTCGTGCCCGTGGCATTTGAGCAACTTGCCAAGGAGAGTGGATCAATCTTGTTTGTCAATACTGTGGCTGCTGCCGCCGGCCTTCGGGTACTGGGCGCGGGCCTGGATACGATCCAATCTACAATTAAAGACCATTTCAGCACACTTAAACAGGCGTTGCTGGAAAAAAATTTGGATGCGGCCCAAAAAGGCTTTGAAAAAGTAGCAGATGTCTTTTTTGAAAAACAGCCCCTGGCAGATCCGTCCGTTCCCAAGGGCAATCTTATTTCCTGTGCCAAGGCCATCGCTTTAGGAGCGGTTTCAGCCGACTGCCGGGTGGGGGCATTTTATCCCATGAGTCCTGCCACAGGCATCATGCTGCATTTGACTGAATTGAGCAAGCATTTGGATCTGGTGGTAGAGCAGGCCGAAGATGAAATTGCAGCAGCCAACATCGTGATCGGTGCTTCTTTTGCAGGAGCCCGGGCCATGACGGCAACCTCCGGGGGTGGGTTCTGCCTGATGACCGAAGCCCTGGGGCTTGCCAGTATGACCGAAACGCCCATGGTGATTGTCAATGCCATGCGCCCCGGGCCATCCACCGGTCTTCCCACACGAACCGCACAGGGCGATTTGCGGTTTGCTATCCACGCGTCCCATGATGATTTTCCAAGATTTGTATTTGCGCCGGGAACACCGGAACAGGCGTTTGAACAGACTCGCAAGGCGTTTCATCTCTCCGAAAAATATCAGGTGCCTGCCATTATTTTGGTTGATCAGTACTTGATGGATGCACTGTTTCTGATGGAAAAACCGTTCTCAATTGATAAGCATGTGGAACATTTTATCGTTACGGATGACGATATGCCGGATCCCAAAAATTACGAACGGTTTGCCTTCACGGATTCAGGCGTATCACCCCGGGCGCTGCCATGCAGGGGAAACGCCCTTGTAAAAGTGTCCAGCGATGAACACCGGCCAGACGGGCATATTACCGAAGATATCGCCATTCGAAACGCCATGATAGAAAAGCGGCATGCCAAACTTCCTGCCATGATTGATGAACTGGATTCTCCAGAGGCTGTTTGTCTGGATGCGCGCACCATTTTAATCGGATGGGGGTCCAGTTCCGGTGCTATAAAAGAGGCCACAGAACGTATGCGCGATAAAGGTGTGGATGTAGGTTGCCTGCTTTTCTCCCAGATATGGCCGTTCCCTGTAGCAGCTGTCGAAAAAGTATTGAACAATGAGCCGGACAGGCAATATATCTGTGTCGAAATGAATGCCGGGGCTCAGTTTGCGGGGATTTTAAAGGAATACATGAATATCGATTTTTCTGGATATGTACTTAAGTATGACGGCAGGCCGTTTACAGCCGGCTTTATAGTAGATGCACTCAAAGAAAAGGAGCTTGCCTGA
- a CDS encoding response regulator transcription factor, whose protein sequence is MANNNGIKILIVDDHKAIREGLKVILQLEPDFLVVGEAEDGKQAINLAQTLTPDVIIMDIDLGEMHGIEVTEHILSRQSDICVIGFSMHSDQDLARDMCKAGAKAYLSKNESPEQLILAIRNCGPIQGK, encoded by the coding sequence GTGGCAAACAATAATGGTATCAAAATTTTAATTGTTGATGATCATAAGGCTATACGCGAAGGTCTTAAGGTTATTTTACAACTGGAACCTGATTTTTTGGTCGTCGGAGAAGCCGAAGATGGAAAACAGGCGATAAATCTTGCACAGACGCTTACTCCGGATGTCATCATCATGGATATCGATTTAGGTGAAATGCATGGCATTGAGGTGACCGAACATATTCTTTCTCGTCAATCGGATATTTGCGTTATCGGCTTTTCCATGCATTCGGACCAGGACCTTGCCAGGGACATGTGCAAAGCCGGTGCAAAGGCATATTTAAGTAAGAATGAATCTCCAGAGCAGCTGATCTTGGCAATACGCAACTGTGGGCCAATCCAAGGAAAATGA
- a CDS encoding bacterioferritin codes for MANPTKEEKRNNVIRVLNQARAMELQAISQYMNQHYNLDDMDFGELAGKVKLIAIDEMRHAEMFAERIKELGGEPTSDLADSVTKGQNVNSIFPFDSDLEDDTIEAYNGFLEVCRQNGDSITVKIFETIIDEEQIHLNYFDNIAGHIENLGDAYLARIAGTPSATGLGTNGFAVSGEQA; via the coding sequence ATGGCAAATCCAACGAAAGAAGAGAAACGAAACAATGTGATCCGTGTGTTGAACCAGGCAAGGGCCATGGAACTTCAGGCCATCAGTCAGTACATGAATCAGCATTACAACCTTGACGATATGGACTTCGGGGAACTGGCAGGAAAAGTCAAGCTCATCGCCATTGACGAAATGCGGCATGCAGAGATGTTTGCCGAACGGATTAAGGAGCTTGGCGGAGAGCCGACTTCCGATCTGGCCGACAGCGTCACCAAAGGACAGAACGTAAACAGCATCTTTCCATTTGATTCAGACCTGGAAGATGACACCATTGAGGCCTATAACGGGTTTTTAGAGGTATGTCGGCAAAACGGCGACAGCATTACCGTGAAAATTTTTGAGACTATTATTGATGAAGAGCAGATTCATCTGAACTATTTTGACAATATTGCCGGCCATATTGAAAATTTGGGGGACGCTTACCTGGCCAGAATTGCCGGAACCCCATCTGCCACCGGCCTGGGGACCAACGGATTCGCCGTTTCCGGCGAACAGGCATAG
- the acnA gene encoding aconitate hydratase AcnA, whose product MGTNKGNPGAFNAVDFMDEIRIKDQTFLFYDLHLLDSKAGTPLARLPFSIRVLVENLLRKLRDSAATPGDVLAAAQWQPRYEDSVEIPFYPARVLMQDFTGVPAVVDLAAMRDAMAASGKDPALVNPLIPVELIVDHSVQLDFSGTQTCREKNVEKEYERNGERYRLLKWAQKSFDNFRVVPPNSGICHQVNLEYLGRGAMRTKTDTHDLLYADTLVGTDSHTTMINSIGVLGWGVGGIEAEAVMLGQPYFMPLPEVIGVELVGKLQPGVTATDMVLTVTNRLRQMNVVEKFVEFYGPGLKHLKVPDRATIANMSPEYGATMGFFPIDEQTIDYFKITNREEQGQIVEAWAKACGLFRRDDDVPEFSDTLTIDLAEIVPCLAGPARPQDLVKLSDLETVFSGLLGTSVPEKKQVDIRLNDVPAEIGDGSVVIAAITSCTNTSNPYVLMGAGLLARNAVKKGVFPQPHVKTSFAPGSKVVVDYLSDAGLMPYLEGLGFHVAAFGCTTCIGNSGPLHPEIEKQIKEKDLAVAAVLSGNRNFEARIHQLTKANFLASPMLVVAFALCGRVDVDLAHDHVALDPNGEPVYLKDIWPGDDEIELLVRRYVKKEDFQNQYEQIYHGDQFWKALDITQSVTFNWDPESTYIRNPPYFDGFSLSPTPPEGFEYARALMALGDSVTTDHISPAGAIPEHYPAGIYLKEKGIDVNSFNSYGARRGNHEVMMRGTFGNIRIKNQMVTPKEGSFTRKFPEGDTQFVFDVANAYSKEQVPLIVLAGKEYGTGSSRDWAAKGSALLGVRAVIARSYERIHRSNLVGMGVLPLQFLDPDGWQELELDGSELFSIKGMSQLAPHKELEITARKADGNKVTFQTIARLDTDIDVEYMIHGGILPYVLRKLIKEA is encoded by the coding sequence ATGGGGACGAATAAAGGCAATCCCGGCGCTTTTAACGCAGTGGATTTTATGGATGAGATCCGGATCAAGGATCAAACTTTTTTATTTTATGACCTTCATTTACTGGATTCAAAGGCCGGGACTCCGCTTGCCCGGCTGCCGTTTTCCATACGGGTTCTGGTGGAAAATCTTTTAAGGAAATTAAGGGATAGCGCGGCAACGCCTGGCGATGTGCTGGCAGCCGCCCAATGGCAGCCCAGATATGAGGATTCCGTTGAAATCCCATTTTATCCGGCACGGGTGCTGATGCAGGATTTTACCGGCGTGCCTGCAGTTGTGGACCTTGCAGCCATGCGCGATGCCATGGCTGCATCCGGAAAGGACCCTGCACTTGTCAATCCACTGATTCCGGTGGAGTTGATTGTGGATCATTCCGTACAATTGGATTTCAGCGGCACCCAGACCTGTCGGGAAAAGAACGTGGAAAAAGAATATGAGCGAAATGGGGAACGCTACCGTCTTTTAAAATGGGCCCAAAAGAGCTTTGATAATTTCCGGGTGGTCCCGCCCAACTCTGGGATCTGTCATCAGGTCAACCTTGAGTATTTAGGACGAGGCGCCATGCGGACAAAGACCGATACCCATGATCTGCTGTATGCCGACACCCTGGTGGGAACCGATTCCCATACTACCATGATTAACAGCATTGGTGTGCTTGGTTGGGGCGTCGGCGGTATAGAAGCTGAAGCGGTTATGCTGGGCCAACCTTATTTTATGCCGCTTCCCGAAGTCATCGGTGTGGAACTGGTCGGAAAACTTCAACCCGGTGTTACTGCCACAGATATGGTATTGACTGTCACCAATCGTCTGCGGCAGATGAATGTGGTGGAAAAATTTGTGGAATTTTACGGCCCAGGGTTAAAACACCTCAAGGTGCCTGACCGGGCCACCATCGCCAATATGTCTCCGGAATATGGGGCCACCATGGGTTTTTTCCCCATAGATGAGCAGACCATTGACTACTTTAAGATAACCAATCGGGAGGAACAGGGGCAAATCGTTGAGGCATGGGCCAAAGCCTGTGGCCTTTTCAGACGTGATGACGATGTACCTGAATTCAGCGATACCCTCACAATTGATTTGGCTGAAATTGTTCCCTGTCTTGCAGGGCCGGCAAGGCCCCAGGATCTGGTAAAACTCAGCGATCTTGAAACCGTGTTTTCAGGGCTTTTAGGCACTTCAGTCCCTGAAAAAAAACAGGTTGACATCCGCCTTAACGATGTTCCGGCCGAAATCGGAGACGGCAGTGTGGTTATTGCTGCCATCACATCTTGTACCAACACGTCAAATCCATATGTCCTCATGGGCGCTGGATTGCTGGCCAGAAATGCCGTTAAAAAAGGTGTGTTTCCCCAACCCCATGTCAAGACCTCATTTGCTCCGGGTTCCAAGGTGGTAGTGGACTATCTGTCCGATGCCGGCCTGATGCCTTATTTGGAAGGCTTGGGGTTTCATGTGGCCGCCTTCGGGTGTACTACCTGTATCGGCAACAGCGGGCCTTTACATCCGGAAATTGAAAAACAGATCAAAGAAAAGGATCTTGCCGTGGCAGCTGTATTGTCCGGGAACCGCAATTTTGAAGCCCGCATTCACCAGTTGACCAAGGCAAATTTTCTGGCATCGCCCATGCTGGTGGTGGCATTTGCCCTCTGCGGGCGGGTGGATGTGGATTTGGCTCATGATCATGTGGCCCTGGATCCTAATGGTGAGCCGGTCTACTTGAAGGATATTTGGCCCGGGGACGATGAAATAGAGCTTCTGGTTCGCAGATATGTAAAAAAAGAGGATTTTCAGAATCAATACGAACAGATCTATCACGGGGATCAATTTTGGAAAGCGCTTGATATCACCCAGTCGGTCACCTTCAACTGGGACCCCGAATCCACTTATATTCGTAATCCTCCATATTTTGACGGCTTCTCACTGAGCCCCACCCCGCCGGAAGGCTTTGAATACGCCAGGGCGCTTATGGCTTTGGGAGATTCTGTGACCACAGATCACATCTCTCCGGCCGGTGCTATTCCTGAACATTATCCTGCCGGGATTTACCTTAAAGAAAAAGGAATTGATGTGAATTCGTTTAATTCCTACGGCGCCAGGCGGGGAAACCACGAAGTGATGATGCGGGGCACCTTTGGAAATATCCGCATAAAAAATCAGATGGTCACTCCCAAGGAGGGCAGTTTTACCAGAAAATTTCCCGAGGGGGATACCCAATTTGTTTTTGATGTGGCCAATGCCTACAGCAAGGAGCAGGTCCCGTTAATCGTGCTGGCCGGTAAGGAATACGGCACTGGATCTTCAAGGGACTGGGCTGCCAAAGGGTCTGCGTTGCTGGGTGTTCGTGCGGTTATTGCACGGTCCTACGAGCGTATCCACCGCAGCAACCTTGTGGGTATGGGTGTTCTGCCGCTTCAGTTTCTTGACCCAGACGGCTGGCAGGAACTGGAACTTGACGGATCTGAACTGTTTTCCATCAAAGGGATGTCTCAATTAGCCCCGCACAAGGAACTTGAAATTACGGCCCGGAAAGCAGACGGTAACAAAGTTACGTTCCAGACCATTGCCCGCCTGGATACGGACATTGATGTCGAGTACATGATACACGGCGGCATTTTGCCATACGTTTTAAGAAAATTAATAAAAGAGGCCTGA
- a CDS encoding 2-oxoacid:ferredoxin oxidoreductase subunit beta, with protein MLDKKLYESAYKNQWCPGCGNFGILEAMKDALTKLNIPPEKLLIVSGIGQAAKTPHFLKCNFLHGIHGRALSLALGAKIANQDLNILVNSGDGDCYGEGGNHFIHAIRRNADMTLLIHNNRIYGLTKGQASPTSARGMITPTQPAGVILEPLNGPALALTMGAGFVARGFSGNVKHLSGLIQAAVAYKGFSVIDIFQPCVTFNRVNTAQWYKDRIYELDNTDSQDDFHAAMKLAFETGDRIPVGILYASQKQEFISQIKVLEKGPLIDRHYDPDRLVKEAQEYVSL; from the coding sequence ATGCTAGATAAAAAACTTTATGAATCTGCGTACAAAAACCAGTGGTGCCCGGGATGCGGCAATTTTGGCATCCTTGAAGCCATGAAAGATGCCTTAACCAAACTCAATATTCCGCCAGAAAAACTACTCATCGTCTCCGGCATTGGCCAGGCCGCCAAGACACCTCATTTTTTAAAATGCAATTTTCTGCACGGCATCCATGGCCGGGCGCTCTCCCTGGCGCTGGGGGCAAAGATCGCCAATCAGGATTTAAATATTCTGGTTAATTCAGGGGACGGAGACTGTTACGGTGAAGGCGGGAATCATTTTATCCATGCGATACGCCGGAACGCGGACATGACGCTTTTAATACATAACAACCGGATTTACGGACTGACCAAGGGGCAAGCCTCTCCGACATCCGCTCGGGGAATGATCACACCCACGCAGCCTGCCGGTGTGATATTAGAACCCTTAAACGGTCCGGCTCTGGCCCTGACCATGGGGGCCGGGTTTGTGGCACGGGGGTTTTCAGGAAATGTAAAGCATTTAAGCGGCCTGATTCAAGCGGCAGTCGCATACAAGGGATTCAGCGTAATCGATATTTTCCAGCCCTGCGTTACTTTTAACCGGGTCAATACCGCCCAATGGTACAAGGACCGGATTTATGAACTGGATAATACCGATAGTCAGGATGATTTTCACGCGGCCATGAAACTGGCCTTTGAAACAGGGGACCGGATACCTGTCGGCATTTTGTATGCCAGTCAAAAACAAGAGTTTATCTCTCAAATCAAAGTTCTGGAAAAAGGCCCGCTCATTGACAGGCATTATGATCCGGACCGGTTGGTAAAAGAGGCTCAGGAATATGTTTCGCTTTAG
- a CDS encoding molybdenum cofactor guanylyltransferase, translating to MVSKTIIERIISVFSRLFPQVILVVNDPKDFLGPDALVVTDIDPSRCALAGLHAGLFYADFDWSYVTACDTPFVSEKIIRYLLAQRDHGKQIIIPKTRDGLEMLCALYHKSCLPRIENNLEKQIFIIKKNLTPQNSIQIPPRALESLDPDTRFAFNINTLQDIEAARNLVITQGDRKEGKNADIV from the coding sequence ATAGTATCAAAGACCATCATCGAACGAATTATCAGCGTGTTTTCGAGGCTTTTCCCCCAGGTGATTCTGGTGGTCAATGACCCAAAAGATTTTCTGGGTCCGGATGCGTTGGTTGTTACGGATATTGATCCGTCCCGGTGCGCCCTGGCAGGGCTTCACGCAGGTCTTTTTTACGCCGATTTTGATTGGAGTTATGTCACGGCCTGCGACACTCCCTTTGTCAGTGAGAAAATTATCCGGTATCTTTTGGCGCAGCGGGACCATGGCAAACAGATTATCATCCCCAAAACCAGGGACGGCCTTGAAATGTTGTGCGCGCTCTATCATAAATCATGCCTTCCAAGGATTGAAAATAACCTGGAAAAACAGATATTTATCATTAAAAAAAATTTAACCCCCCAAAACAGTATACAGATCCCGCCCCGTGCGCTGGAATCTCTGGACCCTGACACGCGGTTTGCATTTAATATTAATACATTACAAGATATTGAAGCTGCCAGAAACTTGGTTATAACCCAGGGAGACCGCAAAGAAGGCAAAAACGCAGATATAGTTTAA
- a CDS encoding ATP-binding protein, producing the protein MEEHVEKIECSMAKDPIQMVVEGVAYDFRNLLESIRSRACMALHQTALPDMAQNMTTQIIQLIDQNTILADFLEQFADTRKCNKQVVDLNRVTETIFKHAAHRMKGCYPERKGLGLTLARNIVDSHGGTIDIWSTPGRGSAFSINLPLGYFEKTLSEAVSE; encoded by the coding sequence ATGGAAGAACATGTTGAAAAAATAGAATGCAGCATGGCCAAAGATCCAATCCAAATGGTGGTCGAGGGGGTCGCCTATGACTTTCGAAATTTGTTGGAATCAATCCGGAGCAGGGCATGCATGGCTCTGCACCAGACCGCATTACCGGATATGGCTCAGAACATGACGACCCAGATTATCCAACTGATTGATCAAAACACAATTCTTGCCGATTTTCTGGAACAGTTTGCAGATACCAGAAAGTGCAATAAGCAGGTTGTAGATCTCAACCGTGTCACCGAAACGATATTTAAACATGCGGCGCACCGTATGAAAGGCTGTTATCCTGAAAGAAAAGGTTTGGGCTTAACTTTAGCCAGAAATATTGTGGACAGTCATGGCGGTACCATCGATATATGGAGTACCCCGGGGCGCGGGTCTGCTTTTTCAATTAATTTACCTTTGGGGTATTTTGAAAAAACTTTATCGGAAGCTGTATCGGAATAA